AATGAACTACCCTGATAATTCGAAGAGAATACTTTTTTCATTTAATTATTGGTTGGGGTGGTCGGGTGGACTTAGTTCACCTCCGAAGAGATGCTAATCTGGTTGGCTTGACCCAGTTTACATTCGTCAATCACTTGAATGACGATACCAGCGCTTGCATTTTGATCAACTTGCAGAATAACCGGCATTGAGCTTCTGGCATTCAGTCGTCGAACAATGGGACGAATCCCAGTAACTCCTACTTGATTACCCCCGTATACAACCGCGTTGTTACCCGTGATTGCAATGAGGATAGAATTCTTCTCCAAACGTAGCGCGGTTTGGGTAATGGGTTTTTCAATGTCTACGCCTGGTTCTTCTACAAACACAGTCGTGACGATAAAGAAAATTAACAGGATGAATACCATATCAATCATCGGTGAGATGTTGATATCGTTAAGATCCTCTGCAGCGGCTATTGATTTACGTCCTTTCATGGAATTAGGCCTCCTGCGTTGATGGAGTTAAAGATCCGTTGGTTGTTTTTTGCGTTTTTTGCAGCATCAAACTCTCTAATCTTACGAGAAAAGCGGAATATTGGTTTCGTTTTTTCTGGATCATGGAAACTAACAAGTATCCAGGAATCGCGATGATCAATCCCGTCTGGGTAGTAATGAGAGCCTCTGAAATACCTTCAGCGACGAGATCAATGGTCTTA
This genomic stretch from Opitutia bacterium ISCC 52 harbors:
- a CDS encoding biopolymer transporter ExbD, which translates into the protein MKGRKSIAAAEDLNDINISPMIDMVFILLIFFIVTTVFVEEPGVDIEKPITQTALRLEKNSILIAITGNNAVVYGGNQVGVTGIRPIVRRLNARSSMPVILQVDQNASAGIVIQVIDECKLGQANQISISSEVN